GTCTAATGCAATATAGCTTAAGTCATATTTAGATGCCTCGATTTCTTTTGGATCTTCCTCATCTAAATCACGAAGCTCAGCGATATCCTTTTGACGATATAAAGCGTTATCATCAAAGTTTAACTTAGAATCCAATGCAAGTACGTCCCCGTCACCTGTTGTAACTAGCGGGTTGATTTCAGCAATGGAGCAGTCTTTCTGTACAAATACGTCATAAAGGCCAAGCATAAATTTAACAGCTTTTCCAACCTGTTCTTTAGGAATGTTGATATTGAATGCCAGACGGCGAGCCTGGAATGCTGTCAAACCAACCACTGGATCGATCTCTTCTTTGAAGATTTTTTCCGGAGTTTTCTCCGCTACTTCTTCAATTTCCGTTCCGCCTTCTTCAGACGCCATCATTGTTACTCGGCTTGTCGCACGATCCAGCACTAGACCTACATAGTACTCGCTCTTAATGTCGCAGCCCTCTTCAATGAGTAAGCGCTTTACTTCTTTACCTTCTGGTCCGGTCTGATGGGTAACAAGTGTTTTGCCCAGGATTTCGTCCGCGTATGTACGCACTTCGTCGAGATTTTTAGCAATCTTAACCCCGCCAGCCTTGCCTCGTCCGCCGGCATGGATTTGTGCTTTCACGACTGTGACACTGCTATCAAGTTTTTTAGCTGCTTCAACAGCCTCATCTACCGAATATGCCACATAGCCTTTTGGCACAGGAACGCCAAAATCGCTCATAATTTGTTTACCTTGGTATTCATGAATGTTCATCTTTCATCCTCCCATCAAATTTCACTGCAATCCCATTGTATAAAAAAAACCAGCAAATTGTCCACAGTAACCATAATTCTTGTCGAAAAATTCAAACTAATTAACTGTAATTATATTATGTAAACTTAATTTAATAACCTAAGTCAGGATTCCCTGGTTTATTATGGTAAACTTGCTCCCCAAAACAGC
This window of the Halobacillus sp. Marseille-Q1614 genome carries:
- the sucC gene encoding ADP-forming succinate--CoA ligase subunit beta, whose translation is MNIHEYQGKQIMSDFGVPVPKGYVAYSVDEAVEAAKKLDSSVTVVKAQIHAGGRGKAGGVKIAKNLDEVRTYADEILGKTLVTHQTGPEGKEVKRLLIEEGCDIKSEYYVGLVLDRATSRVTMMASEEGGTEIEEVAEKTPEKIFKEEIDPVVGLTAFQARRLAFNINIPKEQVGKAVKFMLGLYDVFVQKDCSIAEINPLVTTGDGDVLALDSKLNFDDNALYRQKDIAELRDLDEEDPKEIEASKYDLSYIALDGNIGCMVNGAGLAMATMDTIKHYSGDPANFLDVGGGATTEKVTEAFKIILSDENVKGIFVNIFGGIMKCDVIAEGVVEATKQIGLTLPLVVRLEGTNVEAGKKILDESGLNITSADSMANGAQKIVELVK